TGCAGTTGGGGGCTTGCGGGGTGGTGGGCGTCGGCGTGTGGCTGGGCCGCAAGGGATGATCTATGTGTTGATCTGCGCCCTGGTTTTTCCCTTGTCGTCCGCATAGGCAAAGGCCATGCGCGGGGTATTGTGGGCAAAGCCGTATGTGCCGTCGGGGGAAAGCATGATCACGCCGCCGAACCCATGGCCGCGCGATTTGAGCACATCCATTGAAAGGCTGGCCGCGTCCATGGGCAGGTCGGTGCGCAGAAAGTCGCAGGCGGTCTTGCAGAGCATTACCCTCAGGATGGATTCGCCGTAACCCGTGGCCGAGGCTGCACCAAGTTCGTTGTCCGCATATCCGCCCGACCCGATGATGGGGGAATCGCCCACACGGCCCGGATGCTTGCGCGGGGTGCCGCCCGTGGAGGTGGCACAGGCCAGGTTGCCGTCCGCGTCCAGGGCCACTGCGCCCACGGTGTCCGAGGGGTGCTCACCGCTGAAGGCGTTTATGGGAGTGAATTTCTCGTCGTTCTTTATCTTTTCATAAAAGTCCAGCTCGCGGGCCGTGAGCAGTTCTCGCGGGTCCACCTCAGTGAAGCCGCATTCACGGGCAAACTGCGTGGCCCCGACGCCCACCAGGATGCGGAAGTCCTTGTTCTCCATGACCTTGCGGGCCAGGGAGACCGGATGCAGGAGATTGGTTACGGCTGCCACGGCCCCGAAGTCCAGGGCCTGACCGTCCATGATCAGGGCGTCCAGTTCGATGTCGCCGCAGGCATTGAGGAATGCGCCGCGCCCGGCGTCGAAGGTGGGGTCCGCCTCCAGGATGTTGACCGCCTTTTCCACCGCGTCGAGCGCGGACAGGCCATTTTGAAGCAGGGGATATATCCGGTCCACGGCCTGGCGGACACCGGCCACGTGGGCATCGGCAAACTCGTCCGGGATATCCCAGGCGCCGCCGTGCACGATCAGTCTCGGTTTCATGGGTATCTCTCTTTATTGATTGGTTTTGAGTCGGGACAAGTCATGCGGGGAACAGTGGTTGGAAATGCTGTCAGTCGAGTGCATGGATCGGGATCAGGGCTGTGGATTCGAGAGCATTTTCCCCGGGTACGGAGCGTCTGTGAAGAGATGCTGGTGAATGGCTTCATAGGTCCCGTCCGATTTCAGTGTGCGCAGCATTTCCGTGACCTTGGGGATGATGGCCTCGTGCTTTTTATGCATGTAGAGATAGAGCTGGGCCACTTCCAGGGGGGGGAAAAGAGGGCGCACGTTGGTGATGTTCAGCCTCTGGAGGAGATCACATCCTTTTTTGAGCCCCATGACGCCGACCTCAGCCCTGCCTTCACTGAGAAACTTCAAAAGGGCTTTCTCGTTCTTTACCAGGGTTTTTTGGGGGGCGGTTCCAAGGTGGGTTTCGCAGATCGCCCGTCCGTTCACCCAGGCAACATGGTGATGGAGGAGGCTCCTCCATCCGTCGACTTTCAAGTTCGGGTCCGCGGAAAATGCCGTGATGGATTCCCACCCGAGAGGCTCGGGGATCATGATGAGGTTCCGGTAAGATGCCGCTACCGCTTCGGTTCTGGCATAGTTGCCGTCGACTGTTCCCAGGTCCGCTTCACAAATGCTGCGTCTGTTGGGGCGGGGCAGGATCGTCAGCCTGTATCCCAGCCGGTGGAAGCATTCGGTCAGGAGCATATTTGTTTTTTGGGAAGAGAGGCTCTCCTGCTCGTCGGCTGTGCAAAGGGTGATGACTTCCCAGCCGCTGGCCGTAGAGGCAAAGAAAAGTAAGAATATGTGGGCAAGGATCAAACGGTGCATGGCATTCTTCTTCAGAGTTGCCAAAACGAGGCGCGGATATTGAAAGGTCCGCGCCTCGGAATTTTGGTCGGTTATTTCAGTCCGATTTCTTTTTTCAGGTATTCGAAATCGATGTTGTCGGAGACCAGTTCCGCACCTTGTTTGATTTTGATCGCGTCGCGCAGTTTGTGGCGGGACAGGATGTCGTCCATCTTCTTGGCCACGGTGAAGGTGTCTTCACGGACCATGATGATGGGGGTTTCCAGGACTTCGGACCGGGTCAGGATGATGTCGTTGGGATAGAGGTTGCCCGTCAGGATGAGGCAGGGGCAATCCCCTTCAAGGGCCACGAGCTGCACGTCAGACCGGTCGCCGCCCACGATAATGGCGGAGTTCTTCTTTTTGCGGAAGTGGGTCATGAAGTTCTCCACCTGCATGGTGCCGATGAGGAAGGACTCCACTACGCGCTCACTCTTGTTGTGCGCGGAAATGATCTTGCCGCCCAGGCGGTCGGCAAGGTCGCCCACCTTGATTGCGCCCATGAGGGGGTCGCGGGGGATGATTCCGAGGATTTTTACGCCTTTGGCTTCCATGGAAGGGCCGAGCAACTGGGAAATTTCGTCCATGAAGTTGGGCGGAACATCGTTGAGAATGACGCCTGCCATGAGGTCGCCCAGAGTTTCCTTCATGACCATGAGGTAGTCGTATTTGAGCTCTTTCTGGAAGCGGTCGATGATGATGGTCTTGATGCCGAGTTTCCTGATGACCGAAATGGCGTCGGTGTCGCAGTACTTGCCCGAGTACATGGAGCCGGAGCCGGCCACCAGGGTGACGTCCTTGTCCTTGGACACGGCCGCATACCCTTCGACGATCTTGTCGAGGAGGCCTTCCATCTTGCCGGTGAACGCCTTGACCTTGAAGTCCTGGGTGACCACGACCGGCGTGACCTTCTCGGGGTCTTCATGGATGCCGAGCACGTCCTGAACAAAGGCCGCGTCCTCGTCGCCGAGTTTCCCGTCGACTTCCATGGGCATGGCTCCGACCGGTTTCATGTAGCCCACATTGAAGCCTTCTTTCTGCAAACGCAGGCCCAGACCCATGGCGATCATGTTCTTGCCCGAGTACCCTGTGGTCGATCCGATATAGAGTCCAGCCATGCCGATATTCCTCCTGAGTGTGAAAGGGGCGCGAGCGGTGCAACCCCATCTCTTTCTGTATATGAGACCTTTAAAAAAGTCCAAACGTCATATTCGGCCCACGGTCAGGCGCAGGTCCGTGACAAGGGCGCCTTCTCCATCGACCAGGATCGGGTTGAGTTCGGCCTCCCGGATTTCCGGGAAGTCCGTTGCCATCTGAGACATGGAGAGCAGAACGTCTTCTATGGCGCTCAGATTTGCCGGTTCTTCGCCCCGTACGCCGCGCAGGAGCGGGAACGATTTTATTTCACGAATGATGTCCTGAACATCCTGGACCGTGAGAGGGGCCAGTCTGTAGCTGATGTCGCCCAGCACCTCGGCGGAGGGTCCGGCCATGCAAAAGGAGACCAGGGGCCCGAATTGCGGGTCCTGGGTGAACCGAACCACCACCTCCCGTGCCTTGACCGGCCCCATGGTCTGGACCAGGCATCCTGCGATATAGGCGTCCGGGCGTTTGCGCTGGGTCCGCGAGGTGATGTCCAGCCATGCATCCCGAACATCCCTGGGAGTGTGCAGGTCCAGAGTTACGCCATTCACTTCGCTTCGGCTGGAAATGTGTGGGGACACGATCTTGAGGGCCACGGGGTAGCCCATTTTCTTGGCTGCCCGCACGGCTTGATCCGAGGTGCGCACCAGCCGCGTTTCCGGAACCGGGAGTTCGTAGGCGGCGGCGATGTCCATGGCCTCGGCGAAAGGCAGTTCGGTGAGGCCGGTTTTCAGCGCCTGCTCGATGGTGCGTTCGGCCCTGCCCTTGTCGCGGCGAAAGCAGATCTCCACCGGGTAGGGACGGTGTTTCCAGCGATAATGGTCCAGCATGGCGGAAATGGCCCTGATGGCCGGTTCCGGATATTCGTAGCAGGGGATGCCCGCCTTGAGCAGCATGTCGCGTCCCGGCCCGATGCGTTCTTCGCCCATGAAACAGGCGAAGACGGGTTTGGCGCATTCCTTGGAAATGTCGATGATTGCCTGAGCGGTCTCAATGATCTCGGCCGAAGCTGTCGGTGTGAGCAGGGTCAGGATGGCGTTGGTGTTTTCGTCCTTGGCCACGGCTTCGAGGGTGAGCCTGTATCGGTCCGCTTTGGCGTCGCCTATGATGTCGATGGGGTTGTAGAGGGAGGCAAAGGGCGGCAGGGATTGCGACAGAATCTTCAGGGTGTCCCTGGATGGACGGACCAGATGTAATCCGGCGTCTTCGCAGGCGTCCGCAGCGAGTATGCCCGGACCGCCCGAGTTGGTGATCACCGTCAGATTCGGGCCGGTGGGCAGTGGCTGTTCGGCAAAAGCGCGGGCCAGGTCGAACAGGGATTCCAGGCTTTCCACCCTGATGATGCCTGCCTGCTTGAACGCGGCAGTGCTGGCCACCACGCTGCCGGCCAGGGAGCCGGTGTGGCTCGATGTGGCCCTGGCTCCGGCCGGGGTGGTGCCCGCCTTGATCATGATGACCGGTTTCTTGTCGGTGACGGCACGCGCCTTGGCCAGGAATTTCTGGCCGTCGTCCACGGATTCCAGGTAGCCGATAATGACCTTGGTGTCCGGGTCGTCGCCCAGAGCCTCCATGACATCGGCCTCGGAGACGCCCGCCTTGTTGCCCAGGGAGACGAATTTGGAAAAACCTATGTCCTCGCCGTCGGCCCAGTCCAGTATGGCCGAGCAGAGTGCGCCGCTCTGGGAGAAGAAAGAGATGGACCCTTTTTTCGGTTGAGCCTGGGCAATGGTCGCGTTGAGCCCGATGGAGGTGTTGACCAGCCCCAGGGTGTTGGGGCCGAGCAGGGTGATATTCTTCCTGCGGGCCAGGTCGGCCATTTCCATTTCCAGTTGGAATCCGTCGCGGCCGGTCTCGCGGAATCCCGCTGTTATGACGCAGATGGCATCCACGTCGGCCGTGGCCAGTTCCTGCATGGCCGCGAGCACCTTTTCACGGGGAAGTACTATGATGCCGAGGTCCGGTGGTTTGGGCAGGGCTGCTGCGGACGGATATGCCTTGAGTCCGAGAATTTCTCCGCCGTTGGGATTGACGGGAAAGATTGTCCCCTTGTACCCTGCCGAGATCAAATTGGACAGAATGACGCTCCCGAGCTTGTGCGGGCTCCGTGAAGCGCCGACAACGGCAATGGAGCCTGGATTGAATAATTCGCGTAAGTGGGCGTCTGATTGCATAATAGAGGGGGTTGAATGGATATTGATGCTCTACAGGAGTGTATCCACCATAGGTTTGCTCAAGTCAAGTTCCTGGAGACCGCGTTGACGCATTCTTCGTTTGCCAATGAACAGGATTGTCGGGAAGATAACGAGCGGCTCGAATTTTTGGGGGATGCTGTGCTGGAGCTGTGTATTTCCGAGGAGGGATTCAAGCGTTATCCCACGGCTCCGGAGGGGCAGCTCACGAGTATCCGTTCCCAGTTGGTCAAGGAGGCGAGTCTGGCTGTAATGGCCCGCGGGCTGGGGTTGGACAGGCATATCCGGTTGGGCCGGGGCGAAGAATTGCAAGGAGGCCGGGAGCGCGATGCACTTCTGGCGGATGCCTTTGAGGCGCTGCTCGGCGCGGTTTTCC
The genomic region above belongs to Pseudodesulfovibrio sp. S3 and contains:
- a CDS encoding phosphotransacetylase family protein yields the protein MAGLYIGSTTGYSGKNMIAMGLGLRLQKEGFNVGYMKPVGAMPMEVDGKLGDEDAAFVQDVLGIHEDPEKVTPVVVTQDFKVKAFTGKMEGLLDKIVEGYAAVSKDKDVTLVAGSGSMYSGKYCDTDAISVIRKLGIKTIIIDRFQKELKYDYLMVMKETLGDLMAGVILNDVPPNFMDEISQLLGPSMEAKGVKILGIIPRDPLMGAIKVGDLADRLGGKIISAHNKSERVVESFLIGTMQVENFMTHFRKKKNSAIIVGGDRSDVQLVALEGDCPCLILTGNLYPNDIILTRSEVLETPIIMVREDTFTVAKKMDDILSRHKLRDAIKIKQGAELVSDNIDFEYLKKEIGLK
- a CDS encoding isoaspartyl peptidase/L-asparaginase, with protein sequence MKPRLIVHGGAWDIPDEFADAHVAGVRQAVDRIYPLLQNGLSALDAVEKAVNILEADPTFDAGRGAFLNACGDIELDALIMDGQALDFGAVAAVTNLLHPVSLARKVMENKDFRILVGVGATQFARECGFTEVDPRELLTARELDFYEKIKNDEKFTPINAFSGEHPSDTVGAVALDADGNLACATSTGGTPRKHPGRVGDSPIIGSGGYADNELGAASATGYGESILRVMLCKTACDFLRTDLPMDAASLSMDVLKSRGHGFGGVIMLSPDGTYGFAHNTPRMAFAYADDKGKTRAQINT
- the rnc gene encoding ribonuclease III, with translation MDIDALQECIHHRFAQVKFLETALTHSSFANEQDCREDNERLEFLGDAVLELCISEEGFKRYPTAPEGQLTSIRSQLVKEASLAVMARGLGLDRHIRLGRGEELQGGRERDALLADAFEALLGAVFLDGGFEAARQTILCLFEEQWPVRAMLPETKDYKSRLQEVAQEMFRDRPLYVLAGTSGPEHEKIFEVDVTLPEGELFRGSGTSVKRAEQEAARIALDFLES
- a CDS encoding acetate--CoA ligase yields the protein MQSDAHLRELFNPGSIAVVGASRSPHKLGSVILSNLISAGYKGTIFPVNPNGGEILGLKAYPSAAALPKPPDLGIIVLPREKVLAAMQELATADVDAICVITAGFRETGRDGFQLEMEMADLARRKNITLLGPNTLGLVNTSIGLNATIAQAQPKKGSISFFSQSGALCSAILDWADGEDIGFSKFVSLGNKAGVSEADVMEALGDDPDTKVIIGYLESVDDGQKFLAKARAVTDKKPVIMIKAGTTPAGARATSSHTGSLAGSVVASTAAFKQAGIIRVESLESLFDLARAFAEQPLPTGPNLTVITNSGGPGILAADACEDAGLHLVRPSRDTLKILSQSLPPFASLYNPIDIIGDAKADRYRLTLEAVAKDENTNAILTLLTPTASAEIIETAQAIIDISKECAKPVFACFMGEERIGPGRDMLLKAGIPCYEYPEPAIRAISAMLDHYRWKHRPYPVEICFRRDKGRAERTIEQALKTGLTELPFAEAMDIAAAYELPVPETRLVRTSDQAVRAAKKMGYPVALKIVSPHISSRSEVNGVTLDLHTPRDVRDAWLDITSRTQRKRPDAYIAGCLVQTMGPVKAREVVVRFTQDPQFGPLVSFCMAGPSAEVLGDISYRLAPLTVQDVQDIIREIKSFPLLRGVRGEEPANLSAIEDVLLSMSQMATDFPEIREAELNPILVDGEGALVTDLRLTVGRI